In Alistipes ihumii AP11, a genomic segment contains:
- the tsaE gene encoding tRNA (adenosine(37)-N6)-threonylcarbamoyltransferase complex ATPase subunit type 1 TsaE, protein MKTFRIRSTSDLPEVAEAILDARAGRTVIAFRGGMGAGKTTLIRAVCDRLGVTDTVTSPTFAIVNEYRGDGTPPVYHFDFYRIDRIEEAFDFGYEEYFFSGNLCLVEWPEKIESLLPDDAMNVRIDVPDEDERVISID, encoded by the coding sequence ATGAAAACATTCAGGATACGTTCGACGAGCGATTTGCCCGAGGTGGCCGAAGCGATTCTCGACGCGCGGGCCGGCCGCACGGTGATCGCGTTTCGCGGCGGGATGGGCGCGGGCAAGACGACGCTGATCCGGGCGGTCTGCGACCGCCTCGGCGTGACCGACACGGTGACCAGCCCTACGTTCGCTATCGTCAACGAGTATCGCGGCGACGGCACGCCTCCGGTCTATCATTTCGACTTTTACCGGATCGACCGGATCGAGGAGGCGTTCGACTTCGGCTACGAGGAGTATTTTTTCAGCGGAAACCTTTGCTTGGTCGAGTGGCCCGAGAAGATCGAGAGCCTGCTCCCGGACGATGCGATGAACGTGCGCATCGACGTGCCCGACGAGGATGAGCGCGTGATCTCGATCGACTGA